One Devosia lacusdianchii genomic window carries:
- a CDS encoding FadR/GntR family transcriptional regulator: MIEAGSLIRSLSGRPAARNFHTFVINEIGLGIVTGRFPVGSILASDAVMMETYGVSRTVLREALKTLESKGMVEARPKVGTRVSPVSRWNFFDPQVLSWHFYAKPDRRFYESLFDTRRALELRAVDLASQRRTAEHVRAMKYWLHQMDIAQHSPEGHGLASLEIHRAIAESSGNSLLRSVTGIVELTLALALKSLGGAGEHDYFRQSLRAHTSLLTAIEGSAATDAESAVTSIISLDYTLAMQLV; encoded by the coding sequence ATGATCGAAGCAGGCAGCCTCATTCGCTCACTCTCCGGGCGACCCGCTGCACGGAATTTCCATACCTTCGTCATCAACGAAATCGGCCTTGGCATCGTCACGGGCCGATTTCCCGTTGGCTCCATTCTCGCCAGCGACGCCGTCATGATGGAAACATATGGCGTATCGCGCACCGTGCTGCGCGAGGCGCTCAAGACGCTTGAGTCCAAGGGGATGGTCGAGGCGCGGCCAAAAGTCGGTACGCGCGTTTCGCCCGTCAGCCGCTGGAATTTCTTCGATCCGCAGGTTCTGTCCTGGCACTTTTATGCCAAGCCGGATCGCCGTTTTTACGAAAGCCTGTTCGATACGCGGCGGGCCTTGGAGCTTCGCGCCGTCGACCTGGCAAGTCAGCGCCGCACGGCCGAACATGTTCGCGCAATGAAGTACTGGCTGCACCAGATGGACATTGCCCAGCACAGTCCGGAAGGTCATGGCCTGGCAAGCCTGGAAATCCATCGCGCCATCGCCGAAAGTTCCGGCAACAGCTTGCTACGATCGGTGACCGGCATCGTCGAACTAACCCTGGCCTTGGCGCTCAAGTCGCTGGGCGGCGCTGGAGAGCATGACTATTTCCGGCAATCACTTCGGGCTCACACCTCGCTCCTGACCGCCATCGAGGGCAGTGCCGCGACGGACGCCGAAAGTGCCGTCACGAGCATCATCAGCCTGGACTACACCTTGGCCATGCAACTGGTTTGA